Proteins from one Telopea speciosissima isolate NSW1024214 ecotype Mountain lineage chromosome 1, Tspe_v1, whole genome shotgun sequence genomic window:
- the LOC122646847 gene encoding protein MAIN-LIKE 2-like isoform X1 yields MHGGNQSPSRAWTYFSMSENLEGEYEYTRRGDVGGQALDGNVVHDIALSIGASIDKDPSSANIVLYDQSNHVSELIWKGEKRRVLRNNEHSRTSIEWKLSKEQKRMVEIAGFKYLRLIGHFQMDRCLLTALVDRWRSETNTFHMPRFEMTITLEDVAYILGFRVVGKAVTGKMYKETEDLLDMVLGQYPSDPINMKALWSGCVKLTWLRNQFSQLRSNASEMDVIRATLAYLLHLLGTTIFAYTSGNMVSISYLPMLTDFVECVEYAWGAAALAFLYRSLMRASRKNTANIGGSMTLFSVWASERLGVGRPVVVRICRPFP; encoded by the exons ATGCATGGTGGAAATCAGTCACCTTCTAGGGCCTGGACATATTTTAGTATGTCTGAAAatttggagggtgagtatgAGTATACTCGTAGAGGAGATGTTGGAGGGCAAGCACTAGATGGTAATGTTGTACATGATATAGCACTGTCAATTGGAGCATCCATTGATAAAGATCCATCAAGTGCCAATATTGTTCTCTATGATCAATCTAATCATGTTTCAGAGTTGATCTGGAAGGGTGAG AAGAGACGTGTGCTACGGAATAATGAACATAGTCGAACGTCCATTGAATGGAAGCTTAGTAAAGAGCAGAAGCGAATGGTGGAGATTGCTGGATTCAAGTACTTACGCCTTATAGGGCATTTCCAAATGGATCGATGTCTATTGACAGCATTGGTGGATAGGTGGCGAAGTGAGACTAATACATTTCACATGCCACGATTTGAGATGACTATAACTTTGGAAGATGTGGCatatattttgggttttagagtAGTTGGGAAGGCTGTTACTGGGAAAATGTACAAGGAGACTGAGGATCTACTTGATATGGTACTTGGACAATACCCTTCAGATCCTATCAACATGAAGGCTCTATGGAGTGGTTGTGTGAAGCTGACATGGTTGAGGAACCAATTTTCACAGTTGCGAAGCAATGCTTCTGAAATGGATGTTATTCGTGCTACCCTAGCATATTTGTTGCATCTTCTGGGAACTACCATATTTGCTTACACATCTGGAAATATGGTTAGCATTTCGTATCTACCAATGCTTACTGATTTTGTTGAATGTGTTGAATATGCATGGGGCGCTGCCGCTTTAGCTTTCTTATATAGATCACTGATGCGTGCCTCAAGGAAGAACACCGCTAATATTGGAGGTTCAATGACCCTATTTTCA GTATGGGCATCCGAGCGCTTAGGAGTTGGCAGACCAGTTGTTGTTCGCATATGCAGACCTTTCCCTTGA
- the LOC122646847 gene encoding protein MAIN-LIKE 2-like isoform X3 yields the protein MHGGNQSPSRAWTYFSMSENLEGEYEYTRRGDVGGQALDGNVVHDIALSIGASIDKDPSSANIVLYDQSNHVSELIWKGEKRRVLRNNEHSRTSIEWKLSKEQKRMVEIAGFKYLRLIGHFQMDRCLLTALVDRWRSETNTFHMPRFEMTITLEDVAYILGFRVVGKAVTGKMYKETEDLLDMVLGQYPSDPINMKALWSGCVKLTWLRNQFSQLRSNASEMDVIRATLAYLLHLLGTTIFAYTSGNMITDACLKEEHR from the exons ATGCATGGTGGAAATCAGTCACCTTCTAGGGCCTGGACATATTTTAGTATGTCTGAAAatttggagggtgagtatgAGTATACTCGTAGAGGAGATGTTGGAGGGCAAGCACTAGATGGTAATGTTGTACATGATATAGCACTGTCAATTGGAGCATCCATTGATAAAGATCCATCAAGTGCCAATATTGTTCTCTATGATCAATCTAATCATGTTTCAGAGTTGATCTGGAAGGGTGAG AAGAGACGTGTGCTACGGAATAATGAACATAGTCGAACGTCCATTGAATGGAAGCTTAGTAAAGAGCAGAAGCGAATGGTGGAGATTGCTGGATTCAAGTACTTACGCCTTATAGGGCATTTCCAAATGGATCGATGTCTATTGACAGCATTGGTGGATAGGTGGCGAAGTGAGACTAATACATTTCACATGCCACGATTTGAGATGACTATAACTTTGGAAGATGTGGCatatattttgggttttagagtAGTTGGGAAGGCTGTTACTGGGAAAATGTACAAGGAGACTGAGGATCTACTTGATATGGTACTTGGACAATACCCTTCAGATCCTATCAACATGAAGGCTCTATGGAGTGGTTGTGTGAAGCTGACATGGTTGAGGAACCAATTTTCACAGTTGCGAAGCAATGCTTCTGAAATGGATGTTATTCGTGCTACCCTAGCATATTTGTTGCATCTTCTGGGAACTACCATATTTGCTTACACATCTGGAAATATG ATCACTGATGCGTGCCTCAAGGAAGAACACCGCTAA
- the LOC122646847 gene encoding protein MAIN-LIKE 2-like isoform X2 produces the protein MHGGNQSPSRAWTYFSMSENLEGEYEYTRRGDVGGQALDGNVVHDIALSIGASIDKDPSSANIVLYDQSNHVSELIWKGEKRRVLRNNEHSRTSIEWKLSKEQKRMVEIAGFKYLRLIGHFQMDRCLLTALVDRWRSETNTFHMPRFEMTITLEDVAYILGFRVVGKAVTGKMYKETEDLLDMVLGQYPSDPINMKALWSGCVKLTWLRNQFSQLRSNASEMDVIRATLAYLLHLLGTTIFAYTSGNMVWASERLGVGRPVVVRICRPFP, from the exons ATGCATGGTGGAAATCAGTCACCTTCTAGGGCCTGGACATATTTTAGTATGTCTGAAAatttggagggtgagtatgAGTATACTCGTAGAGGAGATGTTGGAGGGCAAGCACTAGATGGTAATGTTGTACATGATATAGCACTGTCAATTGGAGCATCCATTGATAAAGATCCATCAAGTGCCAATATTGTTCTCTATGATCAATCTAATCATGTTTCAGAGTTGATCTGGAAGGGTGAG AAGAGACGTGTGCTACGGAATAATGAACATAGTCGAACGTCCATTGAATGGAAGCTTAGTAAAGAGCAGAAGCGAATGGTGGAGATTGCTGGATTCAAGTACTTACGCCTTATAGGGCATTTCCAAATGGATCGATGTCTATTGACAGCATTGGTGGATAGGTGGCGAAGTGAGACTAATACATTTCACATGCCACGATTTGAGATGACTATAACTTTGGAAGATGTGGCatatattttgggttttagagtAGTTGGGAAGGCTGTTACTGGGAAAATGTACAAGGAGACTGAGGATCTACTTGATATGGTACTTGGACAATACCCTTCAGATCCTATCAACATGAAGGCTCTATGGAGTGGTTGTGTGAAGCTGACATGGTTGAGGAACCAATTTTCACAGTTGCGAAGCAATGCTTCTGAAATGGATGTTATTCGTGCTACCCTAGCATATTTGTTGCATCTTCTGGGAACTACCATATTTGCTTACACATCTGGAAATATG GTATGGGCATCCGAGCGCTTAGGAGTTGGCAGACCAGTTGTTGTTCGCATATGCAGACCTTTCCCTTGA